Part of the Pyricularia oryzae 70-15 chromosome 3, whole genome shotgun sequence genome, ATATAAACTATTATGGATTTGAAATGTTGATTAACGGGATTATCGGTGGTTGAAAACCGTGTGTTTTGGTGGGATTTTGCAATCGTTGCGTTAATTTTTGACGGGCACTGTACTTGTAAGTACCAATCGTTGTAGCCTGGGGTACGTAACTCTAGTCAAACATATGCACTGTCATTGGGCAATGGGGCGCACACCAAATCCCGTAGCCCCGGCATGTGTGCACACGCAATTTGAGCTTCGTAAAGGCCGTTTTCTATGGCGCTTTACCACCCCAAGTTTGCGCGGTCAATTGGGAATAAGACGCAGCCAGTTTTGTTATTCCGAGTCTACCATACTCAGGTAAGTATTCACAACATTTATTTGCCTGTTAAGCATTGGTTCTCTCATTTGTACCTAGATGACATGGCCGGCCTTGGCTGGTTCGATGAACGGGAATTTGTTTGTCATGGACCCACTTTAAAAGTCTAGAGATCGATCGAGCCGCCCGTATGTGTCACTCTGAATCTTTTCGGCGATTGGGAGCTCTCGGTCTGCTTTTTATTTGTACCGTATCCATGTAACCAACCGCATACACTTTACAGGCCATGCGATTGTAGGAAACACACGATCAGTCATGTCCTTGTATAGGATTGGAATACCTCGAACGCTGGGGAGGCTATCTTCCCCAGCCTTTGTGTGCCGTCAATGCCTCCACACGCAACCGCTCAAGGCATCGCAGGTCGCCCGACAGGTCATACGATCCCCTGCGCTCTCGCGCAACCAGACCTCGACCTCGACTAGCACAGGAAACAACGCAAGGACAAAATGGCTGGTCGGGGGAAGCAGGACCTTTTTCAGGTCAGGGACCAAGTCATCTTCCGGATCTACAGCCACGGCCGTTGAGGCCGCCACGGCCGAAGCCTCTTCGGAAGCGGGTGCAGGAGCACGGTCTAGCTCGTTCCCTGAGACGAACTCCAAGGCTGTAGGATACTGGCTCATAGGCAGTGCTGTCAGCGTCTTTGGCATTGTCATCTTTGGTGGCTTGACGCGCCTGACAGAGTCTGGGTAAGCTCTTTCTACCTTGCTTTGCTTTCCGTGCTTTTGCGCCATCGGCCAGGCCCACGGATCATCTTGTCTATATTGTGTCCTTTAACTCACACCATACTTCTTTCAAACTAGATTGAGCATAACCGAATGGCGGCCCGTCACCGGGTCTCTACCTCCTCGCAATGCCGAAGATTGGGAATCAGAGTTCTCCAAGTACCGCGCCTCTCCCGAGTTCGCCTTGCTCAACCCGCACATGACGCTCGACGAGTTCAAGAAGATCTACTACATGGAGTGGACGCACCGTCTCTGGGGCCGCTTCATCGGTCTCACATTTGTGCTGCCGACTGTATACTTCATCGCCCGGAAGCAGGTTACCCGCAAGATGGCCTTCAATTTGGTCGGCATCAGCGCTCTTATTGGTTTCCAGGGATTCATCGGTTGGTGGATGGTCAAGTCGGGTCTGAAAGACGACCTGTTTGCCCCTGGTTCCCACCCCCGCGTCTCACAGTACCGCTTGACTACACACCTTGGGACTGCTTTCCTCTGCTATTCGGCCATGCTGCTCTCCGGGCTTTCGGTCCTCCGCACGCGCCGCCTAGTGGCAGACCCGACAGCTGCCACCAAGCTTTTCTCCCAACTCAAGAACGCCGCCATCACCCCCTTCCGCCGCTACGTCTTGGCAATGACCGCGTTGGTCTTCACCACCGCCATGTCGGGGGCTTTGGTAGCTGGCCTGGATGCGGGGCTTATTTACAACGAGTTCCCCAAGATGGGCGTCGGCCTGACCCCGCCGATGACTGAGCTGTTTGACAAGTTCTACTCGAGGAAGGAGGACGGATCCGATCTCTGGTGGCGCAACATGCTCGAGAACCCGAGCTTGGTGCAGCTGGACCACCGTGCCCTCGCCATGACCACCTTCTgcgccgtcgtcgccatGTTCGTCTGGTCGCGCCGCCTCGGTGCGGTGCTGCCCACCTCGGCCAGGAAGGGGAGCATGGGAGTGCTGCACCTGGCCCTCATTCAGGTGGCGCTCGGCATCACCACGCTCATCTACATGGTCCCTACCCACCTTGCCGCCACCCACCAGGCTGGCGCGCTGGCCCTGCTTACGGGGTCACTGGTGCTGTCGCACCGACTTCACGTGTCCAAGTCGACTGTCTCGCTCATCCAGCGGCAGCTGCTCAAGTCGGCCGGCTCCGGTGGCGCAGCGCGACTGCCGA contains:
- a CDS encoding electron transfer protein 1, whose translation is MSLYRIGIPRTLGRLSSPAFVCRQCLHTQPLKASQVARQVIRSPALSRNQTSTSTSTGNNARTKWLVGGSRTFFRSGTKSSSGSTATAVEAATAEASSEAGAGARSSSFPETNSKAVGYWLIGSAVSVFGIVIFGGLTRLTESGLSITEWRPVTGSLPPRNAEDWESEFSKYRASPEFALLNPHMTLDEFKKIYYMEWTHRLWGRFIGLTFVLPTVYFIARKQVTRKMAFNLVGISALIGFQGFIGWWMVKSGLKDDLFAPGSHPRVSQYRLTTHLGTAFLCYSAMLLSGLSVLRTRRLVADPTAATKLFSQLKNAAITPFRRYVLAMTALVFTTAMSGALVAGLDAGLIYNEFPKMGVGLTPPMTELFDKFYSRKEDGSDLWWRNMLENPSLVQLDHRALAMTTFCAVVAMFVWSRRLGAVLPTSARKGSMGVLHLALIQVALGITTLIYMVPTHLAATHQAGALALLTGSLVLSHRLHVSKSTVSLIQRQLLKSAGSGGAARLPTKRI